The proteins below come from a single Panicum hallii strain FIL2 chromosome 7, PHallii_v3.1, whole genome shotgun sequence genomic window:
- the LOC112899508 gene encoding uncharacterized protein LOC112899508 → MVSAEWKNSEWRNEQDHGFAYDCLTNRVWWDKMESVLNAVGPIFFVLHFADRQKNATLSGLLPKMIQAYNDICAKLRKGEQGKRDLLNKTAEVISKRTRYLLNETLVLAAAALDPGELYRSNHAKKSCCQLAVTLAIKKLATSTSEAAAAIDQYSCFIEKKGLFGDPEARWSALHGKSSPVEWWGSYEGQCPALQKIARRIVSQCVSSSGCERNWSTFALVHTKLRNKLGFDKLHKLVKVHYNLKLQIQQFEADFQSLQEKDVDPCAMMMDVALYDEQNPIMDWLNNSMSDSTRILDEYNDDDLDWNTPSSFVIESLEMDIEEVAAFKRKLCLGKYGRKKKQRKQWDEEEEVIEDYASDSSHEQGSPIYAESGDSSSNEGDGDNDGGEGSGGTRAHVGVSNGFSSGD, encoded by the exons ATGGTCTCTGCTGAGTGGAAAAACAGTGAATGGAGAAATGAGCAAGACCATGGCTTTGCATATGATTGCCTGACAAATAGGGTTTGGTGGGATAAGATGGAATCGGTGCTTAATGCTGTTGGACCCATCTTCTTTGTTCTTCACTTTGCTGACCGGCAAAAGAATGCTACTCTATCCGGCTTACTTCCAAAGATGATACAGGCATATAATGATATATGTGCTAAGTTGAGAAAAGGTGAACAGGGAAAAAGAGATCTCCTTAACAAAACAGCCGAAGTAATCAGTAAGAGAACACGATATCTTCTTAATGAGACACTTGTGCTTGC aGCTGCTGCACTTGACCCTGGAGAGCTATACAGATCAAACCATGCAAAAAAATCATGTTGTCAATTGGCTGTAACTTTGGCAATAAAGAAACTGGCTACTTCAACTTCAGAGGCTGCTGCTGCAATTGACCAATATTCTTGTTTCATTGAAAAGAAGGGTCTATTtggagatccagaagctcgttGGTCAGCACTTCATGGCAAAAGCAGTCCAG TTGAGTGGTGGGGTTCATATGAAGGGCAATGCCCTGCATTGCAAAAGATTGCAAGACGCATTGTCTCACAATGCGTATCATCTAGTGGATGTGAAAGAAATTGGAGCACCTTTGCTCTTGTTCACACAAAATTAAGAAATAAATTAGGCTTTGACAAGCTGCACAAGTTGGTGAAAGTGCATTATAACTTGAAGCTACAGATCCAACAATTCGAAGCTGACTTTCAAAGCCTTCAAGAAAAAGATGTTGATCCATGTGCTATGATGATGGATGTTGCCCTTTATGATGAACAAAACCCAATCATGGATTGGCTAAATAATTCAATGAGCGATTCCACACGAATTCTCGATGAATACAATGATGATGATCTTGATTGGAACACACCTAGCAGCTTTGTCATTGAAAGTCTGGAAATGGACATAGAAGAGGTGGCTGCATTCAAGAGGAAGCTTTGCTTGGGAAAATATGGCAGAAAAAAGAAACAGAGAAAGCAAtgggatgaagaagaagaagttatAGAGGACTATGCATCTGATTCTTCTCATGAACAAGGCAGCCCAATTTATGCTGAGTCAGGTGATAGTAGTTCCAATGAAGGTGATG GTGATAATGATGGTGGTGAAGGAAGTGGTGGTACTAGAGCTCATGTAGGTGTATCAAATGGTTTTAGCTCAGGTGACTAA